One Phocoena sinus isolate mPhoSin1 chromosome 13, mPhoSin1.pri, whole genome shotgun sequence DNA segment encodes these proteins:
- the LOC116764494 gene encoding lithostathine-like codes for MMSSMGVPSLSWVLLSCLMLLSQVQGEDSQKKLPSARISCPRGSMAYAFYCYALFTIPKTWMNANMACQKRSSGQLVSVLSGAEGSFVAALVKNNLKTVSDVWIGLHDPTEGSEPDGSGWEWSSTDVLNYVAWETDPSTSSSPGYCGSLSRSSGYLKWRDYNCYVNLPYVCKFKG; via the exons ATGATGTCTTCCATGGGTGTCCCCAGCCTGTCCTGGGTACTGCTCTCCTGCCTGATGCTCCTGTCTCAAGTCCAAG GGGAAGATTCCCAGAAGAAACTGCCCTCTGCACGGATCAGCTGTCCGAGAGGCTCCATGGCCTATGCGTTCTACTGCTATGCCTTGTTTACAATACCTAAAACCTGGATGAATGCAAAC ATGGCCTGCCAGAAGAGATCCTCAGGACAACTTGTGTCAGTGCTCAGTGGGGCTGAGGGATCCTTCGTGGCCGCCCTGGTCAAGAACAACTTGAAAACCGTCTCAGACGTCTGGATTGGGCTCCATGACCCCACAGAG GGCTCTGAGCCCGATGGCAGTGGATGGGAGTGGAGTAGCACTGATGTGCTCAATTACGTTGCCTGGGAGACAGATCCCTCCACCAGCTCATCCCCTGGCTATTGTGGGAGCCTGTCCAGAAGCTCAG GCTATCTGAAGTGGAGAGATTATAACTGTTATGTGAACTTACCCTATGTCTGCAAGTTCAAGGGCTAA
- the LOC116764452 gene encoding lithostathine-like: protein MMSSMGVPSLSWVLLSCLMLLSQVQGEDSQKKLPSARISCPRGSMAYASYCYALFTIPKTWMNANMACQKRSSGQLVSVLSGAEGSFVAALVKNNLKTVSDVWIGLHDPTEGSEPDGSGWEWSSTDVLNYVAWETDPSTSSSPGYCGSLSRSSGYLKWRDYNCYVNLPYVCKFKG, encoded by the exons ATGATGTCTTCCATGGGTGTCCCCAGCCTGTCCTGGGTGCTGCTCTCCTGCCTGATGCTCCTGTCTCAAGTCCAAG GGGAAGATTCCCAGAAGAAACTGCCCTCTGCACGGATCAGCTGTCCGAGAGGCTCCATGGCCTATGCGTCCTACTGCTATGCCTTGTTTACAATACCTAAAACCTGGATGAATGCAAAC ATGGCCTGCCAGAAGAGATCCTCAGGACAACTTGTGTCAGTGCTCAGTGGGGCTGAGGGATCCTTCGTGGCCGCCCTGGTCAAGAACAACTTGAAAACCGTCTCAGACGTCTGGATTGGGCTCCATGACCCCACAGAG GGCTCTGAGCCCGATGGCAGTGGATGGGAGTGGAGTAGCACTGATGTGCTCAATTACGTTGCCTGGGAGACAGATCCCTCCACCAGCTCATCCCCTGGCTATTGTGGGAGCCTGTCCAGAAGCTCAG GCTATCTGAAGTGGAGAGATTATAACTGTTATGTGAACTTACCCTATGTCTGCAAGTTCAAGGGCTAA